One Pan paniscus chromosome 16, NHGRI_mPanPan1-v2.0_pri, whole genome shotgun sequence DNA segment encodes these proteins:
- the DUOXA1 gene encoding dual oxidase maturation factor 1 isoform X2, producing MESGAWEAAEVLPADRSARALPPLHHLTKMATLGHTFPFYAGPKPTFPMDTTLASIIMIFLTALATFIVILPGIRGKTRLFWLLRVVTSLFIGAAILAVNFSSEWSVGQVSTNTSYKAFSSEWISADIGLQVGLGGVNITLTGTPVQQLNETINYNEEFTWRLGENYAEEYAKALEKGLPDPVLYLAEKFTPRSPCGLYRQYRLAGHYTSAMLWVAFLCWLLANVMLSMPVLVYGGYMLLATGIFQLLALLFFSMATSLTSPCPLHLGASVLHTHHGPAFWITLTTGLLCVLLGLAMAVAHRMQPHRLKAFFNQSVDEDPMLEWSPEEGGLLSPRYRSMADSPGSQDIPLSEASSTKAYCKEAHPKDPDCAL from the exons CATTGCCCCCCCTGCACCACCTCACCAAGATGGCTACTTTGGGACACACATTCCCCTTCTATGCTGGCCCCAAGCCAACCTTCCCGATGGACACCACTTTGGCCAGCATCATCATGATCTTTCTGACTGCACTGGCCACGTTCATCGTCATCCTGCCTGGCATTCGGGGAAAGACG AGGCTGTTCTGGCTGCTTCGGGTGGTGACCAGCTTATTCATCGGGGCTGCAATCCTGG CTGTGAATTTCAGTTCTGAGTGGTCTGTGGGCCAGGTCAGCACCAACACATCATACAAGGCCTTCAGTTCTGAGTGGATCAGCGCTGATATTGGGCTGCAGGTCGGGCTGGGTGGAGTCAACATCACACTCACAG GGACCCCCGTGCAGCAGCTGAATGAGACCATCAATTACAACGAGGAGTTCACCTGGCGCCTGGGTGAGAACTATGCTGAGGAGTATGCAAAGGCTCTGGAGAAGGGGCTGCCAGACCCTGTGTTGTACCTAGCTGAGAAGTTCACTCCAAGAAGCCCATGTGGCCTATACCGCCAGTACCGCCTGGCGGGACACTACACCTCAGCCATGCTATG GGTGGCATTCCTCTGCTGGCTGCTGGCCAATGTGATGCTCTCCATGCCTGTGCTGGTATATGGTGGCTACATGCTATTGGCCACGGGCATCTTCCAGCTGTTGGCTCTGCTCTTCTTCTCCATGGCCACATCACTCACCTCACCCTGTCCCCTGCACCTGGGCGCTTCTGTGCTGCATACTCACCATGGGCCTGCCTTCTGGATCACATTGACCACAG GACTGCTGTGTGTGCTGCTGGGCCTGGCTATGGCGGTGGCCCACAGGATGCAGCCTCACAGGCTGAAGGCTTTCTTCAACCAGAGTGTGGATGAAGACCCCATGCTGGAGTGGAGTCCTGAGGAAGGTGGACTCCTGAGCCCCCGCTACCGGTCCATGGCTGACAGTCCCGGGTCCCAGGACATTCCCCTGTCAGAGGCTTCCTCCACCAAGGCATACTGTAAGGAGGCACACCCCAAAGATCCTGACTGTGCTTTATAA
- the DUOXA1 gene encoding dual oxidase maturation factor 1 isoform X5, whose product MATLGHTFPFYAGPKPTFPMDTTLASIIMIFLTALATFIVILPGIRGKTRLFWLLRVVTSLFIGAAILAVNFSSEWSVGQVSTNTSYKAFSSEWISADIGLQVGLGGVNITLTGTPVQQLNETINYNEEFTWRLGENYAEEYAKALEKGLPDPVLYLAEKFTPRSPCGLYRQYRLAGHYTSAMLWVAFLCWLLANVMLSMPVLVYGGYMLLATGIFQLLALLFFSMATSLTSPCPLHLGASVLHTHHGPAFWITLTTGLLCVLLGLAMAVAHRMQPHRLKAFFNQSVDEDPMLEWSPEEGGLLSPRYRSMADSPGSQDIPLSEASSTKAYCKEAHPKDPDCAL is encoded by the exons ATGGCTACTTTGGGACACACATTCCCCTTCTATGCTGGCCCCAAGCCAACCTTCCCGATGGACACCACTTTGGCCAGCATCATCATGATCTTTCTGACTGCACTGGCCACGTTCATCGTCATCCTGCCTGGCATTCGGGGAAAGACG AGGCTGTTCTGGCTGCTTCGGGTGGTGACCAGCTTATTCATCGGGGCTGCAATCCTGG CTGTGAATTTCAGTTCTGAGTGGTCTGTGGGCCAGGTCAGCACCAACACATCATACAAGGCCTTCAGTTCTGAGTGGATCAGCGCTGATATTGGGCTGCAGGTCGGGCTGGGTGGAGTCAACATCACACTCACAG GGACCCCCGTGCAGCAGCTGAATGAGACCATCAATTACAACGAGGAGTTCACCTGGCGCCTGGGTGAGAACTATGCTGAGGAGTATGCAAAGGCTCTGGAGAAGGGGCTGCCAGACCCTGTGTTGTACCTAGCTGAGAAGTTCACTCCAAGAAGCCCATGTGGCCTATACCGCCAGTACCGCCTGGCGGGACACTACACCTCAGCCATGCTATG GGTGGCATTCCTCTGCTGGCTGCTGGCCAATGTGATGCTCTCCATGCCTGTGCTGGTATATGGTGGCTACATGCTATTGGCCACGGGCATCTTCCAGCTGTTGGCTCTGCTCTTCTTCTCCATGGCCACATCACTCACCTCACCCTGTCCCCTGCACCTGGGCGCTTCTGTGCTGCATACTCACCATGGGCCTGCCTTCTGGATCACATTGACCACAG GACTGCTGTGTGTGCTGCTGGGCCTGGCTATGGCGGTGGCCCACAGGATGCAGCCTCACAGGCTGAAGGCTTTCTTCAACCAGAGTGTGGATGAAGACCCCATGCTGGAGTGGAGTCCTGAGGAAGGTGGACTCCTGAGCCCCCGCTACCGGTCCATGGCTGACAGTCCCGGGTCCCAGGACATTCCCCTGTCAGAGGCTTCCTCCACCAAGGCATACTGTAAGGAGGCACACCCCAAAGATCCTGACTGTGCTTTATAA
- the DUOXA1 gene encoding dual oxidase maturation factor 1 isoform X6, whose product MESGAWEAAEVLPADRSARALPPLHHLTKMATLGHTFPFYAGPKPTFPMDTTLASIIMIFLTALATFIVILPGIRGKTRLFWLLRVVTSLFIGAAILGTPVQQLNETINYNEEFTWRLGENYAEEYAKALEKGLPDPVLYLAEKFTPRSPCGLYRQYRLAGHYTSAMLWVAFLCWLLANVMLSMPVLVYGGYMLLATGIFQLLALLFFSMATSLTSPCPLHLGASVLHTHHGPAFWITLTTGLLCVLLGLAMAVAHRMQPHRLKAFFNQSVDEDPMLEWSPEEGGLLSPRYRSMADSPGSQDIPLSEASSTKAYCKEAHPKDPDCAL is encoded by the exons CATTGCCCCCCCTGCACCACCTCACCAAGATGGCTACTTTGGGACACACATTCCCCTTCTATGCTGGCCCCAAGCCAACCTTCCCGATGGACACCACTTTGGCCAGCATCATCATGATCTTTCTGACTGCACTGGCCACGTTCATCGTCATCCTGCCTGGCATTCGGGGAAAGACG AGGCTGTTCTGGCTGCTTCGGGTGGTGACCAGCTTATTCATCGGGGCTGCAATCCTGG GGACCCCCGTGCAGCAGCTGAATGAGACCATCAATTACAACGAGGAGTTCACCTGGCGCCTGGGTGAGAACTATGCTGAGGAGTATGCAAAGGCTCTGGAGAAGGGGCTGCCAGACCCTGTGTTGTACCTAGCTGAGAAGTTCACTCCAAGAAGCCCATGTGGCCTATACCGCCAGTACCGCCTGGCGGGACACTACACCTCAGCCATGCTATG GGTGGCATTCCTCTGCTGGCTGCTGGCCAATGTGATGCTCTCCATGCCTGTGCTGGTATATGGTGGCTACATGCTATTGGCCACGGGCATCTTCCAGCTGTTGGCTCTGCTCTTCTTCTCCATGGCCACATCACTCACCTCACCCTGTCCCCTGCACCTGGGCGCTTCTGTGCTGCATACTCACCATGGGCCTGCCTTCTGGATCACATTGACCACAG GACTGCTGTGTGTGCTGCTGGGCCTGGCTATGGCGGTGGCCCACAGGATGCAGCCTCACAGGCTGAAGGCTTTCTTCAACCAGAGTGTGGATGAAGACCCCATGCTGGAGTGGAGTCCTGAGGAAGGTGGACTCCTGAGCCCCCGCTACCGGTCCATGGCTGACAGTCCCGGGTCCCAGGACATTCCCCTGTCAGAGGCTTCCTCCACCAAGGCATACTGTAAGGAGGCACACCCCAAAGATCCTGACTGTGCTTTATAA